A part of Clarias gariepinus isolate MV-2021 ecotype Netherlands chromosome 14, CGAR_prim_01v2, whole genome shotgun sequence genomic DNA contains:
- the LOC128541532 gene encoding clarin-3, whose protein sequence is MPSAEKILYFLSSTVLNVIGVAVLGYGMSAKWASSKMACSPTSTDLFNGSGTISMGLFDGSEKACDRFDTGEKEIKVFDKMGEVGGAGVALHALVVFLLVLALLASGGSILITLYNTISNPYETYMGPIGLYVCSGLSACLAFLAMVLYLINLLGINIANKMLSQGFTGTLKDEVVTFLVGFFMILPYIVVNLVAILLVYLYAHAAYRQRQEQQKPTEDAPKEILMY, encoded by the exons ATGCCTTCAGCCGAGAAGATCTTGTACTTCCTATCCAGCACGGTGTTGAATGTAATCGGTGTCGCCGTCCTCGGCTATGGGATGTCAGCAAAGTGGGCCTCCTCCAAAATGGCCTGCTCACCTACAAGTACTGATTTGTTCAACGGATCTGGAACCATTAGCATGGGACTGTTTGACGGATCGGAGAAGGCCTGTGATCGGTTTGACACTGGTGAAAAGGAGATAAAAG TGTTTGATAAGATGGGGGAAGTTGGGGGTGCTGGAGTAGCATTACATGctttggtggttttcctcttgGTCTTGGCTCTGCTGGCCTCTGGAGGTAGCATCCTCATCACTCTCTACAATACTATCAGTAATCCATATGAAACCTACATGGGTCCCATTGGCCTGTACGTCTGCAGTGGACTAAGTG CATGCTTGGCATTTTTGGCAATGGTCCTGTACCTGATAAATCTTCTTGGAATCAACATAGCAAATAAGATGCTGTCTCAAGGCTTTACTGGAACTCTAAAGGACGAGGTTGTGACATTCCTGGTCGGCTTTTTTATGATTCTGCCGTACATTGTTGTTAACCTGGTGGCCATACTCCTGGTGTACCTTTATGCACACGCGGCCTACAGGCAACGCCAAGAACAGCAGAAACCCACAGAGGACGCACCCAAGGAGATTCTGATGTACTGA